The nucleotide sequence CGATATTGACGTAGGACGGCATCAGCACGGTGTTCTTGGCAATGAAGCTGCCCTTGCGTGCCACGGCACCCGGTACCACGCGGAAGCCGGCTTCCTTGAAGTGGGCTTCGCTCCAGTCATGGAACTTGGTGTCCACCTTGTCGAAGTAGCGGCTCACACCATCGTCCTGTACCACATTGTCGCGAATGCGGAAGGACAGCAGCACAGCCTTCTTGACCCACTGGTTGACGACCCAGTCGCCGTCTACCTTTTCGGCCACGCGCAGGCGGCCATTATCCAGCTCGTCGATCACCTGGCCGATGGCGGCCTTCAGTTCGGCGGATACGGTGGCGGGGGTGATGTCGGCGCGCTTTTCGAACGCCTCTTCGATCAGGGCTTGGATCGGATGCATGTGATGGAGTCCTTTGGCAAGGTGAATGGAAACAGTCATGTCTGGTGGATGTCGCTTATTGAGTAGTTGTCTTGACGAAACGCACGATGCGTTCGGCGGCAGCCTGACATTCTGCCAGTGTCGCGACCAGAGCGATACGGATATAGCCGCTGCCCGGATTCACGCCATGTGCGCTACGTGCCAGGAATGAACCCGGCAGCACGGTAATGTGCTCCTGCTCGAACAGGGCTCGGGCAAAGGCGGCATCGTCGCCTCCCGGGATTTTGGCCCACAGATAGAAGCTGGCATCCGGCAAGGCGACGTCCAGTACCTCGGCCAGTATCGGTGTTACGGCCTGGAACTTGGCGATATAAGCGGCGCGGTTTTCCTCGACGTGGGTTTCGTCATTCCAGGCGGCCACGCTGGCGGCCTGGATGGTGGGGCTCATGGCACCGCCCTGATAGGTGCGGTACAGCATGAACTTGGCCAGCAGGGCGGCGTCGCCGGCGACAAAGCCGGAGCGCATGCCCGGCGCGTTCGAGCGCTTGGACAGGCTGGTAAACATCACCAGTCGCTCAAAGCTGCGGCCGAGTTTGCTTGCTGCTTCCAGCCCGCCCAGCGGCGGCTGGCCAAAGTGGATTTCGGAATAGCACTCGTCACTGGCAATGACAAAACCGTAGCGGTCTGACAGCTCGAACAGTTTTTTCCAGTCGTCCAGTGCCATGACCGCGCCGGTGGGATTGCCCGGGCTGCAGACAAAGACCAACTGGGTGCGGGCCCAGACCTCGGTCGGCACGCTGGCCCAGTCCGGCTGGAAAGCCGTGTCGGCCGTACAGTTGACATAGAAGGGTTCGGCCCCTGCCAGCAGTGCCGCGCCTTCGTAAATCTGGTAAAACGGGTTGGGCGACAATACCACCGGTTTGACGGCCTGCTGGCTGTCGATCACGGTCTGTACAAAGGCGAAAAGGGCTTCGCGGCTGCCATTGACCGGCAGGATTTCCTTTTCGGCATCCAGCTGCAGGCCGTAGCGGCGCTGCATCCAGTCGGCGCAGGCCTGGCGCAGCTCCACGCTGCCCAGGGTGGCCGGGTAGACCGACAGGCCGCCCAGTGCATCGACCAGCGCCTGTTTGATGACGTCCGGCGTCGGGTGCTTGGGTTCGCCTATCGACAGATTGATATGCGGCTTGTCAGCCGGGACCGCACCAGCCATCAGCTGGCGCAGGCGCTGGAAGGGATAGGGTTGCAGGCTGTCCAGGTGGGGATTCACGCTTGGTTCTCTCTATGCTGTGGGAGCAGCTTGGCCATGCCAGCTGCTTCTGGTCTTGTTTGGCCTTGCTACTGCAAAGCCACAGAATCGCTCATCTTAAGAAATCGTGATGCCTCTTGTAAAACAAAAGCTTCTTGCCATCGTTGCCATTCTGACCACCGCACTGGTATGGGGCCTGATGTGGTACCCGTTTCGTGCGCTGAATGAGCGTGGTGTCAGCATCGCGCAAACCTCGCTGCAGGTATACCTGATTGCCGCCATTCTCGGCATTGCCCTGTTTTGGGATGTCTATCGCCGCCAGTTGCGCTGGCATCCGGTATTGCCGCTGCTGGCCTTGCTGTTTGGTTGGTGCAATTTCAGTTACACCTGGGCGGTGTCGGAAGGCATGGTGATGCGGGTGCTGCTGCTGTTTTACCTGTCGCCATTGTGGACGGCCTTGTTTTCCCGCCTGCTGCTGCAGGAGAGGCTGACCCGTACTGGCTGGCTGCTGGTGGGTTTGTCGCTGGCAGGTTGCCTGACCATCCTGTATCGTCCCGGCCTGCTGGAGGGTGCCGCGCTGCTCAGCCAGCGTTATGAGTGGCTGGCCCTGTCTGGCGGCATCAGCTTTGCCTTGGGCAATGTGCTGAGCAAGCGCGCCCGCAATCTGCCGGTGCCGGTGAAGTCGGCCACCATCTGGTTTGGTGTCGCGCTGATGGGCTTTATCGCACTGGCCAGTCGCCAGCAATTGGGTGCGGTGCTGCAGACGACAGGCCAAGCATGGTTGTTGCTGGCACTGCTGGGGATGACCTTGCTGGCCACCAGCATCATTTCCCAGCATGGTGTCAGCCTGTTGCCGGCCAGCCAGACCATGACATTGATGCTGCTGGAGCTGGTGTTTGCCGCGCTGTCGGCCTACTGGCTGGCCGGCGAAAACATGAGCCTGCAGGAGTGGCTGGGCGGTGCGCTGATCGCGGGTGCCAGCCTGCTCTCCGGCAAGATGACGCAGCCAGTGGCTGCACAGGAGAAAGCATGAATATCCGGCGTATGCACGCGGACGATTTTCCGGCCTTTTGGCCGACGTTTCACAGCATCATCCAGGCGCAGGACAGCTATGCCTACGACCCGCAACTGAGCGAGGAGCAGGCACGGGCGCTATGGTGCGAACTGCCGCAGGAAACCTGGCTGGCCGAAGAGGACGGGGTGTTGCTGGGCAGCTATTTTCTCAAGCCGAATGCGGCCGGGCCGGGCAGCCATGTGTGCAATTGCGGCTATATGGTGGCTACGGCAGCGCGTGGCAAAGGGGTGGCAGCGGCGCTGTGCCTGCATTCGCAGCAGCGTGGACGCGAACTGGGCTTTCTTGCCATGCAGTTCAATGCAGTGGTGGCCAGCAATACCGTGGCAGTAGCCTTGTGGAAGAAACTGGGTTTTGCCGAGGTAGGTCGCGTGCCGGGTGCGTACCGGCACCAGAGTCTGGGGCTGGTAGATTGCCTGATCATGCACAAATGGCTGCAACAGCCAGCTGCATCCGCGACGACTGCGCCGCCGGTGCAGCTGATTGCGCGCAAGAATATCGAAGCGGTGGTGGCACGCAAACGTCGCAAGGACTGATGGCCGCCGTAAGCCGGGTACGGCGAGGCGGTGCCAGGCCGGAACGAGGAAGCGAGTTTTAGTAGTGTGGCGGGATGTCGTCGCGCAGCGAGCCACCGCTGTTGCCGCTATCGGGCTGGGCAGCCTTGAACTGCTGGTAGACCAGGCGTAGCTGTTGCTGTAGCAGGTCTATCTGTTGCTGCTGGCGCGCTACGGTGGCGTTGAGGCTGTCGAGCAGGTCGTCCTGGAAGGCGATTTTCACTTCCAGTTCATTCAGGCGGTCTTCGGTATGCATGGCGGCATTTTACCTCAGGGGATGGAGCGGTGGCGCAGTCTTGAGCTGCATTGCTGGAATATCAAATCCAGTTTTTATTATTTTTAGGAATTTTCCGAGCCAGTTACAGTTTGTCCATCACCCGGCCGCAGTGCGGCACTAGGAGGAGGACTGACATGGATGCCCTGCTGATCGGTGGCGATAGCCTGGGACAGATCCCGGATGTGCTGGCCTTGTACGATATCCGCATTGCCCGCCATATTACCGGCCGCAATACCCAGCACCAGCGCAAGGTGCCGCTGCCCAAAAACACCCAGATGCTGATTCTGCTGACCGACTACCTGGGTCACAACACCATGCGTCACTATCGCGATACCGCAGCGGCGCATGGCATTCCGGTGCTGGCTTGTCGTCGTTCCGCCACGGCGGTGGCCGAGCGCTTGCGGCATGATGGCTGGCAACCGCAGGGGTGAAGCCAAGCCGGCTTAGTTGCGGGCCGGCTGAATGCTGAAGGTCTCGATGGCCTCCAGCTCCATGATGGCGCTCGACAG is from Aquitalea aquatilis and encodes:
- the dapC gene encoding succinyldiaminopimelate transaminase, with amino-acid sequence MNPHLDSLQPYPFQRLRQLMAGAVPADKPHINLSIGEPKHPTPDVIKQALVDALGGLSVYPATLGSVELRQACADWMQRRYGLQLDAEKEILPVNGSREALFAFVQTVIDSQQAVKPVVLSPNPFYQIYEGAALLAGAEPFYVNCTADTAFQPDWASVPTEVWARTQLVFVCSPGNPTGAVMALDDWKKLFELSDRYGFVIASDECYSEIHFGQPPLGGLEAASKLGRSFERLVMFTSLSKRSNAPGMRSGFVAGDAALLAKFMLYRTYQGGAMSPTIQAASVAAWNDETHVEENRAAYIAKFQAVTPILAEVLDVALPDASFYLWAKIPGGDDAAFARALFEQEHITVLPGSFLARSAHGVNPGSGYIRIALVATLAECQAAAERIVRFVKTTTQ
- a CDS encoding DMT family transporter, which encodes MPLVKQKLLAIVAILTTALVWGLMWYPFRALNERGVSIAQTSLQVYLIAAILGIALFWDVYRRQLRWHPVLPLLALLFGWCNFSYTWAVSEGMVMRVLLLFYLSPLWTALFSRLLLQERLTRTGWLLVGLSLAGCLTILYRPGLLEGAALLSQRYEWLALSGGISFALGNVLSKRARNLPVPVKSATIWFGVALMGFIALASRQQLGAVLQTTGQAWLLLALLGMTLLATSIISQHGVSLLPASQTMTLMLLELVFAALSAYWLAGENMSLQEWLGGALIAGASLLSGKMTQPVAAQEKA
- a CDS encoding GNAT family N-acetyltransferase translates to MNIRRMHADDFPAFWPTFHSIIQAQDSYAYDPQLSEEQARALWCELPQETWLAEEDGVLLGSYFLKPNAAGPGSHVCNCGYMVATAARGKGVAAALCLHSQQRGRELGFLAMQFNAVVASNTVAVALWKKLGFAEVGRVPGAYRHQSLGLVDCLIMHKWLQQPAASATTAPPVQLIARKNIEAVVARKRRKD
- a CDS encoding SlyX family protein; the protein is MHTEDRLNELEVKIAFQDDLLDSLNATVARQQQQIDLLQQQLRLVYQQFKAAQPDSGNSGGSLRDDIPPHY
- a CDS encoding DUF2325 domain-containing protein yields the protein MDALLIGGDSLGQIPDVLALYDIRIARHITGRNTQHQRKVPLPKNTQMLILLTDYLGHNTMRHYRDTAAAHGIPVLACRRSATAVAERLRHDGWQPQG